CACGCCTGTCTGGAGTACGCCGAGTATCCGACGGAACTGAACCGGACGGGAGACTGGATCCTCGACGACGAACTCGATCCGGTCTGGGAAGCGGCCGCCGACCTCGACACGAGCGTCTTCGTCTTCCCCAAGGCCGAGCAGCTGTCGATGATCGCCGAGATCGCCGACGCCCACCCCGACGTCCAGCTCGTCGTCGACCACATGGCGTTCCCCGACGAGACGACCGATCCGAACGAGTCCCCCTGGACGGACTTCGAGGCCGTGGCAGAGCGCGACAACGTCGCCGTCAAGGTGAGCTCGCTCCCGCGGTCGGCCGAAACGGCGTGGCCCTACGAGGACCTGCACGGCTACGTCCGGAATCTGATCGAGTGGTTCGGTCCCGAACGGCTCATGCTCGGCTCCGACTACCCCTGGATGGACGACTGGGCGGGCTACGAGGACTGTCTCTCGTGGGTCGAGGAAGCGCCGTTCCTCTCGGCACGCGACCTCTCGTACCTGTCTCACCGGGCGTTCGAACGCGTCCACGAGCCGTAGGCGCGTGGACCGGGGGTGGTTCGATGACCACGGACGCAACCTTCTTTAGCGATTCACCCCTTGCCGTTCGTATGTCACCCGATACCGAGCGAGCGGTGTACGTCCAGCGTATCGATCCCGAGTAC
This genomic interval from Halomicrobium urmianum contains the following:
- a CDS encoding amidohydrolase family protein codes for the protein MRFVDTHTHAWGTDTDELPWQAEVLPPGWDGPYTARDLIADMDAAGVDESVIVTTPLYGRGVRANEYTMRAIEAFPDRLWGVGLMDFFRDDPEQVRTDLERVVGHERMLGVRMHACLEYAEYPTELNRTGDWILDDELDPVWEAAADLDTSVFVFPKAEQLSMIAEIADAHPDVQLVVDHMAFPDETTDPNESPWTDFEAVAERDNVAVKVSSLPRSAETAWPYEDLHGYVRNLIEWFGPERLMLGSDYPWMDDWAGYEDCLSWVEEAPFLSARDLSYLSHRAFERVHEP